The proteins below are encoded in one region of Oncorhynchus kisutch isolate 150728-3 linkage group LG14, Okis_V2, whole genome shotgun sequence:
- the dhrs7 gene encoding dehydrogenase/reductase SDR family member 7: MDLGVTLLTGIALCLLVQFVCFLFADADLTLLWATLFGSKPETKLKGLVVWVTGASSGIGEELAYQLAGCGSRLILSARRVDQLDRVKLHCLEHFNLKDKDILVLPLDLLERASHEAKMKTAIKHFGNIDILVNNGGRSQRSLCLETNVDVYQALMELNFLGTVSLTKQVLPHMTQRGSGSVVTVSSVVGLAGAPLATGYSASKHALQGFFNSLRTELTEYPRILISTVCPGPVQSQIVQNAFTEEVGKAIPTAGDQQHKMVTSRCVRLILVGIANGTKEMWIAQQPFLLFYYVWQYAPTWAWFITDVLGRKRVQNFKAGLDADSAYFTKPKPKSS; encoded by the exons ATGGATTTGGGCGTGACGTTGCTCACAGGAATTGCACTTTGCTTGCTTGTACAGTTTGTGTGCTTCTTATTTGCGGACGCTGACTTGACCTTACTATGGGCAACCTTGTTTGGGAGCAAGCCAG AGACCAAGTTGAAAGGACTGGTGGTGTGGGTCACAGGAGCCTCCAGTGGCATAGGGGAGGAGCTGGCTTACCAACTAGCTGGATGTGGGTCTCGTCTGATTCTATCTGCCCGCCGTGTGGATCAGTTGGATAGGGTGAAACTTCACTGTTTGG AGCACTTCAACTTGAAAGATAAGGATATTCTTGTTCTTCCACTTGATTTGCTGGAGAGAGCATCCCATGAGGCAAAAATGAAAACTGCTATAAAGCACTTTGGCAAT ATTGACATCCTGGTTAACAATGGTGGCCGCAGCCAGCGTTCTCTGTGCCTGGAGACCAATGTGGATGTGTACCAGGCGCTGATGGAGCTCAACTTCCTGGGCACAGTGTCACTTACCAAGCAGGTGTTGCCCCACATGACGCAGCGAGGGTCGGGCAGTGTAGTTACTGTAAGCAGTGTGGTCGGCCTGGCTGGGGCACCTCTGGCAACCGGATACTCTGCCAGTAAACACGCTCTTCAG GGCTTCTTCAATTCTCTTCGAACAGAGCTGACTGAATACCCAAGGATACTCATCAGCACAGTATGTCCAGGGCCTGTACAGTCACAGATAGTCCAGAATGCTTTCACAGAAGAAGTGGGAAAG GCCATTCCCACTGCTGGGGACCAGCAACACAAGATGGTCACTAGTCGTTGTGTGCGTCTCATCCTGGTGGGTATAGCCAATGGCACCAAGGAGATGTGGATTGCCCAGCAGCCATTTCTGCTGTTCTACTATGTGTGGCAGTATGCTCCCACCTGGGCCTGGTTCATCACTGATGTGCTGGGCAGGAAGAGGGTGCAGAACTTCAAGGCTGGCCTG